The stretch of DNA CCCTTCTTCTCCGAATCGACAAGTTGTTCCTGAACATGGCGGACAGTCGAGCTTCCGACGAATCGCCTGACACTTCGCACCCACTGGTCCGAAGCGGGTTGGATCTCCTGGTCCATAGAGTCCTATTGTGTGTATGCCTACTGCTGCAGCGAGATGCATCGGACCGCTATCGTTCCCGATAAACACACTACACTTATGCAAAATTGATGCCAATTGTGTTAGCGTTGTTTCGCCCGCAATATTAATTGATTCTCCCCGCATGCGTGCTTGGATGTCGGTAATTATCTGGATTTCGTCTTTCACACCGACAAACAGAATTTGTGCACCTTTTTGGGCAATCAACCAATCTGTGAGTTCAGCAAACCGCTCAGGCAACCATCTTTTAAGTTCGATCGGAGAACCTGGATGGATAGCAATTAATGGGTGTTCTCTGTCAATCTGATGTATAGCGAGGAAATCAGATGCCCATTTCTCGTCTTCTGTTGTCACTGAGAAGGTGGTGGTCTGGACAGGTATTGGAATATCTGCCTGCTTTAGGACATCAAGATTCCGCGTTGTTTCGTGTGTTCCCGTAAATTGGGCAAGACCCAATTTGTTCGCAACTTGTAGGGCTGCACGGTCGAGCCGTTTCGGTGTGAGTCGTAAGAACGCAAACCAGACGACACGCCAGTCGCTGCGGAGTTCCACCATCAGATCGTATTTTTGACGACGTAACGCTCGGTAAAGTTGAAACGTTTGTTTGAATGAAGTCGGTTGTCCTGTACGGCAGAAAGCCGGTGAATTGTATTCGATAACTTTACTGACATCTGGATGCTTCTCTAAAACAACGCGACTCCATGCCCCAGTAAGCACGTGCAGTTCGGTGTTCGGGTACGCCCGACGTAGATTGGAAAACACCGGTGTCGCTAACAAGACATCGCCAAGATGGTCGAGTTTGACGACGAGGGCGCGTTCGGGTGTAAAGTTCTTCGGCAGAGGTTTCCGGTAAAAGAGCCACTGCACGACAGCAGAAGCGATTAAAGTGAGAATTTCGGATGCGTTCTGAAACATCTCCTTGCAGTTTACCCAATTTGTTTGGATCTGTCAAGATGAATTCCGTAATTCCGTATAGGTCAGAATTATTCAATTCTCGGAAAAAACCACCAGCCCCGAATCGGTTTTGGATAACGCATATCTGAAAATCCGCAATTCAGACAATTCGACAATTGAATGTCTCTGCTGAATTAAACCATATTCTTGACTATTTTGTCCGAGAATGTTATCTTTATCTTCAATTTAATGGGAACAGTGTGTCTCTGCTGCTGTCCTTAATCTTAAATTAGTTGAAGAACTTGATTAGAGAGGTAATTATATCATGACTATAAATCTACAAAAATTTTTCCTACTCACTGTTGGCTTGCTGTTTTTCATACTTGGATGCGCTCGCGATCGCACGGAGGTTCTAATACCCGACCACGTTTCACCGCCGATGGATGTCCACGAAACTGACGATGTTGCTAAGGCTTCCTTTGAACATGACCTTTTACCTATCCTTACGGCGAGATGTGCACTCTCTGGATGCCACGTCGCTGACGGACCTCACGGTTTAGATTTCAGAACCTACGAATCTTTTCTTGCTGGCGGGGAGCACGGGCCCGCTTTCGTCCCGGGGAATGCTCAAGACAGCGAGATTGTTGAACAGATCGTTTCTGGCACAATGCCTCCTGGCGGTCCGCCGCTGTCCGCTGCCGAGATTAAACTTTTCGTTGATTGGATTAATCAGCAAGAAGCCCAAGACGGGGGCGTCAAGCATGCACACGGCGACGAGCATGCTGTTGAAGAGGTCATACCTGAAGATATGGGTGACGCTCATGAAGACGATGACGACGCTCACGATGAAGACATGGATGACGACCATGGTGATGTTCATGATGACCATGATGACGACGCTCAGTGAGAATCAATAGGTAACTTGGGTTATTCCATTTCTGCAAACTGTTGGATGTCAATGTAAAGGAATTAGTTTTCCTTTGCACCGTTGTTGATCCAATCAATAATGCTTTGAATCTCAATGGCTTCCAATGGAGACCCCTCAGGCGGCATTTTGCCTTTAACAATCTCTTCTACAAGTTCGCTCTCGCGGGCGTTCCCTGCAATAACTATAGCACCATGCTCCCCTCCCTTTTGAAGTGTCGCGTAAGTTCTGAGATCCACATCTTCGGGTCCATTGGCAACATGACATCCGGCAACGGCGCATCGCGCTGTGAGGATAGGTAAAATATCGGTCTCAAAGGATGGACTCAGTCTACCGCCAACTGTTGGATTGTCAAATACCAAATTCAACTCAGCAGCAGAGTCGTCAAAACTTTTACCACACCCCTGAATGCAAAACACTATACCAACAAAAAGCACAAACGCTGCTTTTATATTCATCGTATACATAATGGTCTTTTCTCACTTTCATAGAAAATAAAGGTTTAACAACATAAATAACAAGAATCTCAACGGATTGTAATTGGATACCTGCAAAATTGATGCCAGTTTTAATTCCCGTAAACTACTCACAAATTTTATTATTTTGTTCATTTTTTGGACAAAGATGTTCAAAGTTTTTCGATTTTTTAATTCAACAGGACTTACGCACATTGCGTAAATATTGGACGTTTAGATGCCAAAATCGGTAATTTCTGTTCTTTATATAAACCCCCTAAATCTCCCTAATCAGGTGGAGTGCGTAAGTCCTATTCAATAAGCCCAAGCAATAAGACACTTCTCACATACTTCAAACTTGGCATAACATTTGCTATAGAATGTAAGAGAGCCCTCTTTCTCCTGAGGAAAATACAGAGCGATGCAACAGGCTCTCCCACATCTCAATTGCTGCATTGCCCTGTTTATTATGTATGCTGGAAAGGGTAATGTAAACACTGCCTAAATACTCGAAAGGAGATTTGGTGGATTTTAGGCTAATTGGACACAATGCAGCGGCGCGGTTAAGGAACCCCGCCTATCAAATGTTGCTAAGTCTTCACACCCACTCTGCCTGAAAGGTCCATTTATTTTTAGAATTTACCATCTATTATTATGCGTATAACACACCGTTTTTTTTTTCATCTGTCTCGGATTACTGTTTTACTTGTCTGGGTGCGATTCTGTGGAAGATGAAGATAATGTATTATTGCCCGACGGCTCTTCCTCCGAATCCGAAAATGTGCAGTTTACATCTGGGCAAACTGGTATTTCTACTAACATTGAGGTTTCCTTTGAACAGAACCTTTTACCTATCCTTACAGCGAGATGTGCCTTTGCTGGTTGTCACGTTGCTGGCGGTCCCGAGGGCATTGATCTCAGTACATATCAAACTTTCATAAGTGCAGGAGAGGAGCTATTCATTCCTGGGAATGCTCGGTCAAGCGATATTATCGAAGAAATCGTCTCAGGAAGAATGCCACCTGGGGGTCCCCGGCTATCAGATGCTGAAATCCAACTTTTCGTTGATTGGATCAATCAACAGGAACCACTATCCCGTAATTGGGGTGATGACGATGACGATGATTGGGACGATGATGACGATGACGATGACGATGACGACGATGACGATGATGATGACGACTAACATTTATTTTAGTGTTACTGCTCAGAGTCTCGTAAGAGCCAATAAAGTCTTGACACAACAGACTTCTCGAACGATGAAGGACAATTACTCATGAAGACAAATACACGCATACACTTCTTATTCACTCTTGGCTTACTATTTCTTGCCCTCAGTTGTGGGCCTGATGGGAGTGACATCCTACGCCCCTCTGACATATTCGATGTTACACAGACATTGCTCGCGGAAACGAAGGAGTCTCCTAACACTCAGGCTCCCCTTGACACTGAGGGTACCTATAACACAGTGCTTGCACCTATCCTCACAGAACGTTGCGCTATTAGAGGTTGTCACGTTACTGGTGGTCCAAAGAACCTTGATTTTACTACATATAGCAGCTTCACGAAAGGTGGCGATGATGGTCCAATATTTATCCCGGGCAGTGCTAAAGATAGCACTATTATTAAGGAAATCGTTTCAGGCAGAATGCCGCCTTACGGGGATCCGTTGACTCCTGCCCAAATTCAGCCATTTAGGGATTGGATTAATCAAAGTGCAGCCGATGACAGTTCAGGTGACGATAAGCCTGACAGCCAGGCCTCCGTTTTGCTGGATACACCCGATGCAGTTGAAATAACCCATTACAGCAATTGGCAACTCACAGAACGCGCACCGCCTACGGTTCGTGATGGCATAACGATATTTACAAAGGTAGTGTTTGCTAAAAATGCGCCTTATAGAGTTGCCAATGATTCCTCAGCGCGTCCGGACATAAGATATGTATTATCGAGATCTGACGGGAGCAAAGTGGAGAGGCGTTATAGTATTGTACCGCGGGACTCTGCTGGTAGCAACTTTGTAAGTGCCGACTGCAAGCCTATAGAGGGCACAAAAATATTTGTCTGCAAGTACACGCTTCCTGTTTCTGACTTCACGGAATTTTCTGTAAATGTCCTCGGTATTGTACTTGATGGCACTTCGTTGAAGATCGACTCAAAACGGGTCCCGGAACAACAAGAAGTACTTCAACAACCAGGGCAACAACTGCCTACGTCTCAGGTTGTCTCCTTTGAACAGGATCTCTTGCCTATCCTCAGAGCAAGATGTGCCTTTGCTGGTTGCCATGTTGCCGGAGGTCCTAACGGCATTGATCTCAGTACATATCAATCTTTCATAAAAGGTGGAAATGAGGGGCCTATATTTGAACCTGGGCATGCTCGGTCGAGCGATATTATTGAGGAAATCGTTTCAGGTAGAATGCCCATCGGTGGTCCGCAGCTATCCAATGCGGAAATTCAACGCTTTATTGATTGGATTAACAGTCAAGAAACAATCCTTGATAGACCCGTTGATGAACTATCTGAGACACAAACTCCGGAATCCACTGATGGTACAGTTTCTTTTCAACAGGACCTTCTACCTATTCTCACGGCGAGGTGTGCATATAGTGGTTGTCATGATGCTAACGGTCCCGACAACCTTGATTTCAGGACATACCAAACTTTCATAAGGAGCGCAGAGGACGAGGATGTATTTGTCCCAGGTAATGCCCAAAGCAGCGATATTATTGAAGAAATTGTCTCTGGTAGAATGCCTCTTGGCGGTCCTTCGCTGACTGCTGCGCAAATTCAACTCTTCAGAGATTGGATTAATCAGCAAGACCCTGCCGATTTTCCTAACCTCCGTTACGATGATGACGACGATGATCATGATGACGATGACGACTACAACGATGATCATGACGACGACTACGACGATGATGACGATGACGACGATGATGACGATGATGACGATGATGACGATGACGACGACGATGATGACTAAAAGAATTCTGATGCCTTCGTTACTTCAAAACGTCGTAGAGGCTGGTTACGAAACCAGCCTCTATGCTTAATCCCACCTTCTTTTTATTCTATAAACAGTAAGCCCAAACCCATTTGCATTCAGCGGGTAGATGCTGCTATACTATTTTCAGTTGTTTCTATCCTCCACAGACCGATCCAGGCGTATGCAATTCATCAAGCATTTTTCAGAGATTAACGAGACTGATTTAACCCATGTCGGTGGAAAAGGGCTGAATCTTGGAAAGTTGACGAGAGCAGGGTTCCGGGTGCCGCAAGGTTTTTGTGTCACCACAGATGCCTACCGATTGTCTGTCCGAGGTTTATCGGAACAGAATGAAAGCAGCGTTAAGGACATCGAACTGCCACCAGAACTCGTTGCAGCAGTCCGCGCGGCGCGGGAGCAATTGCAGACAGCCACAGTCGCAGTACGCTCCAGTGCGACTGCAGAGGATTTGGCAGAAGCGAGTTTTGCTGGGCAGCAGGACACCTTTTTGAATGTAACGTCTGATGGACTCTTAGATGCGCTCAAGGCGTGTTGGGCATCGCTCTGGTCAGAACGGGCAATTGCTTATCGGCAGACACAGACCATTGCCGATGAAGGTTTAGCAATGGCGGTTGTGGTTCAAGAAATGTGCGACGCAGATGTCTCTGGTGTGCTTTTTACTGTCAGTCCTTTTGATCCCGATGTCTCCATTGTTGAGTCGAATTGGGGGTTGGGTGAATCGGTCGTATCCGGTGCTATCACGCCTGATAGTTTCCATGTCTCGCGGGAGACTGGCGAGGTTGTCGAAAGCAATATCGCTGTAAAACGGGAGATGATAACAGCCACAGGTGTAAACGAAGTATCGTCTCCACAACAGGACATTCCGAGTCTGACGGATACGCAACTAAAGGAACTCGTCCAACTCGGTAGGCAAGTTGAAACCTGCTACGAACAACCGATGGATATTGAGTGGGCACTCGCGGATGGACAGTTTGTTCTGTTACAGGCACGCCTCATCACGGTCCAGGATACCGTATCTAAGGCTCCTAAGGGGGCTGTTGAGGAACTCCGACAGGAGGAGATTCGGCTGTTGGAGGCGCGCGCCGAAATGCACGGGACGGTCTGGTGTCATCACAATCTCGCGGAGGTGCTACCGGCTCCACTACCGATGACGTGGGGGATTATGAAGGAATTCATGTCGGGTGCTGGTGGGTTGGGTAAAGCGTATCGCAGCTTGGGATTTTACCCAAGTAAGCGGGTGGATAACGAAGGCGTTCTTGACCTTATCTGTGGGCGAATTTACGTTAATTTGAACAGCGAAGCAGAACTACACTTCGATGGTTTCCCCTTTGCACACGATTTTGAAGCATTGAAGCGGAATCCACAGCAGGCGATGTATGCACAAGCACAAACTGACATTAAGCGAAGTAACGCCTCATTTTGGTTGAAACTACCACTCCATATTGTTCGTATGAGCAGAGCAGAGATACGTTTACGGCAGTGTCGCTCGGACTTTGATCGGCTACTAACAGAAGAGGTGTTCCCCGCATTTCAGGCAGAAGTTGAAGCAGAACGAGAGATTTTATATGCGGACTTATCGGATCCAGAATTGCTGGCGAAATTTCAAACGTGGCGCGCCAAGACCTTAGACAATTTCGCACCGAAGGCACTCACTGCTACGCTTCTTGCTGGCTTTTCGCTACAAAGGTTAGAGGTAGGACTTCAGAAGCACCTTGATGAGACTGCAGCAAAGGTACTCGCAAGCAAACTTATTAGTGGGCTTTCTGGTAATCTCACCGTTGAAACCAATGAGAAACTGTGGCAGGTAGCGACTGGAGAACTAACACTTACCGATTTCCTAAAAGATTACGGACATCGTGCGGTTGACGAGTTTGAATTGGCGCAACCGCGTTGGCGCGAAGATACCACCTATCTTGAACAGATTGTTGCATCGTTTCGTCAGGAAGGTACACAGGCACAGGAAAATGGTCCGCGTTTTGGGGGACGGATAGAACAACGCGAGTCCGCAGAAAAGGAACTCGCTGCAATCCTTGAAGAGAAGGCAAGTTTGCGAAAACAGATTGAGAGTGAACTCGATTTCACGAGACGTTATATGCCCTTCAGGGAGACAGCGAAATTCTACCTCATGCTTGGCTATGAACAGATCCGACGCGCTTTGCTTGAATTGGATCGCCGTTATCAGCTCGATGGCGGTATTTTCTATCTTATGCCAGATGAATTAAAGCAGCTGATTGACGGCGAGACTTTTGATGAGGTCATCGCTACACGCGAAAAGAGGCGTGAACTGATGCTACAGATTGAGGTGCCCGATGTCATTTTCAGTGATGTCTTGGAGGATATAGGCGCACCGATCTCGACAGACACCGCGGAGACATATACAGGGGTAGGTGTTTCCGCGGGTGTCGCAACTGGAAAAGCACGTGTACTGCTGACACCAACGGATGTACGTCCATCTGATCGAAATTACATTTTAGTGTGTCCCTCAACCGATCCCGCGTGGACACCCCTGTTTCTACATGCAGTGGGACTTGTGATGGAACGTGGCGGTATCCTATCACACGGTGCGGTTGTTGCGAGAGAGTATGGTGTGCCTGCTGTAGCGAACGTTCCGAACGCAACGCAGCACATCGCTGATGGACAGACACTTCAGGTTGATGGAAATCAAGGAACGGTCTCAATTTTCCCCGACACACCATAGTGGAGAGACAGGACATGATGTTTGATACCTATTGGCATAAATTATATCAGAAGCGCAGGAAAACTCGCAGAGCATTCCTGATTTCGTTGGTCTTGCACACCATCGCGATCGGAATTATGAGTCTTGGTTATATCCGGTGGTATCACCCGATGCAACCTTCGGAACCCCTCGTCTCTGAAGCCATTGCCGTGACGGATCTTCAACGTTTTCATGTAAGTAGTACCCGCAAACGTTCTATGTCAACCACGCGGCGTTCAACACCGGTGCGTTCTAAAACCTCGCCTACTGTTAATCAGAACATCGCAAAGCCGATCCGTTCAGTACGTCCAACTGCATCCAGCGCGTCAATTCCCGTGTTAAGAACGGATGCCCGACTCCCAATGGCTGAGACCTCTCTGCACAAACAAACGACAAAAACTCCCGCGTGGAAAACAATTGCGACCGCGCATACCAAAACACCTACGATCGCACCCACACCTAAACTCTTACAGGAACAGGCTGCAATGAAGGAGGAAACAGGTGATAAAAGTCCCGCACCCCCAATTGACAGGGATGGGCGAATGGGAGAAGCACTCGAAGGAATCGCGGAGAGTATCGCTGATAGCCAAGCTGAAACTCCTGTTGACCTCGTTTTTCTGCTTGACATTAGTGGGAGTATGATAGATAATATTCGTGCAGTCGGCAGACAACTCAATCGGATGGTAACCGTATTTGAGGAGAAACGGATTGACTTTACACTCGGTATCGTTATTTTTAGGTATCTTGAGAGTGATACAATCATCCATCCCCAAACGCGGGACAGTGAGAGATACAAACGATTGTTGACTTCGCACGTTGTCGCTACTGCAGGTGATGAACGCGCGCACAATGCCATCATAAAAACGATTCGCCGCGTCGATTTTCGGGAAGACGTAAAGCGTCGATTTATCCTTGTTACTGACGAAGCGAGCAAAGGGTCTTATACGCTACCAGAGGTATTGGCACAGTGCTTCCAAAACAATATCACCGTGGATGTCATCGGTATTAATCATACAACCCATAGGGCTTTAACCTCTAAAACCGGGGGACTCTGGTATCCCATTCCAATACAGGAATAGTTTTCAGTTAAGAGGTTTAGTTTTAACGAAAACTTAGCCCATAACGAAGTGGAGGGGTTTTGCTTGGGTATTTCTTCAGATCTACGGAAAGGTACTTCAAGTTCCCAACCCGCCTCAACGGACCGTTAGGAACATTAGAAAAGCGTTAAGAGATATGTTATAAA from Candidatus Poribacteria bacterium encodes:
- the waaF gene encoding lipopolysaccharide heptosyltransferase II produces the protein MFQNASEILTLIASAVVQWLFYRKPLPKNFTPERALVVKLDHLGDVLLATPVFSNLRRAYPNTELHVLTGAWSRVVLEKHPDVSKVIEYNSPAFCRTGQPTSFKQTFQLYRALRRQKYDLMVELRSDWRVVWFAFLRLTPKRLDRAALQVANKLGLAQFTGTHETTRNLDVLKQADIPIPVQTTTFSVTTEDEKWASDFLAIHQIDREHPLIAIHPGSPIELKRWLPERFAELTDWLIAQKGAQILFVGVKDEIQIITDIQARMRGESINIAGETTLTQLASILHKCSVFIGNDSGPMHLAAAVGIHTIGLYGPGDPTRFGPVGAKCQAIRRKLDCPPCSGTTCRFGEEGCMSKIQVTDVIQMLETVAHLTPNELT
- a CDS encoding cytochrome c; the protein is MEDEDNVLLPDGSSSESENVQFTSGQTGISTNIEVSFEQNLLPILTARCAFAGCHVAGGPEGIDLSTYQTFISAGEELFIPGNARSSDIIEEIVSGRMPPGGPRLSDAEIQLFVDWINQQEPLSRNWGDDDDDDWDDDDDDDDDDDDDDDDDD
- a CDS encoding PEP-utilizing enzyme, which encodes MQFIKHFSEINETDLTHVGGKGLNLGKLTRAGFRVPQGFCVTTDAYRLSVRGLSEQNESSVKDIELPPELVAAVRAAREQLQTATVAVRSSATAEDLAEASFAGQQDTFLNVTSDGLLDALKACWASLWSERAIAYRQTQTIADEGLAMAVVVQEMCDADVSGVLFTVSPFDPDVSIVESNWGLGESVVSGAITPDSFHVSRETGEVVESNIAVKREMITATGVNEVSSPQQDIPSLTDTQLKELVQLGRQVETCYEQPMDIEWALADGQFVLLQARLITVQDTVSKAPKGAVEELRQEEIRLLEARAEMHGTVWCHHNLAEVLPAPLPMTWGIMKEFMSGAGGLGKAYRSLGFYPSKRVDNEGVLDLICGRIYVNLNSEAELHFDGFPFAHDFEALKRNPQQAMYAQAQTDIKRSNASFWLKLPLHIVRMSRAEIRLRQCRSDFDRLLTEEVFPAFQAEVEAEREILYADLSDPELLAKFQTWRAKTLDNFAPKALTATLLAGFSLQRLEVGLQKHLDETAAKVLASKLISGLSGNLTVETNEKLWQVATGELTLTDFLKDYGHRAVDEFELAQPRWREDTTYLEQIVASFRQEGTQAQENGPRFGGRIEQRESAEKELAAILEEKASLRKQIESELDFTRRYMPFRETAKFYLMLGYEQIRRALLELDRRYQLDGGIFYLMPDELKQLIDGETFDEVIATREKRRELMLQIEVPDVIFSDVLEDIGAPISTDTAETYTGVGVSAGVATGKARVLLTPTDVRPSDRNYILVCPSTDPAWTPLFLHAVGLVMERGGILSHGAVVAREYGVPAVANVPNATQHIADGQTLQVDGNQGTVSIFPDTP
- a CDS encoding VWA domain-containing protein; its protein translation is MMFDTYWHKLYQKRRKTRRAFLISLVLHTIAIGIMSLGYIRWYHPMQPSEPLVSEAIAVTDLQRFHVSSTRKRSMSTTRRSTPVRSKTSPTVNQNIAKPIRSVRPTASSASIPVLRTDARLPMAETSLHKQTTKTPAWKTIATAHTKTPTIAPTPKLLQEQAAMKEETGDKSPAPPIDRDGRMGEALEGIAESIADSQAETPVDLVFLLDISGSMIDNIRAVGRQLNRMVTVFEEKRIDFTLGIVIFRYLESDTIIHPQTRDSERYKRLLTSHVVATAGDERAHNAIIKTIRRVDFREDVKRRFILVTDEASKGSYTLPEVLAQCFQNNITVDVIGINHTTHRALTSKTGGLWYPIPIQE